Proteins encoded by one window of Candidatus Paceibacterota bacterium:
- the topA gene encoding type I DNA topoisomerase yields the protein MTKLLIVESPAKSKTISKYVGKEFVVMASVGHVRDLPKSNKTAIDIEGGFVPRYEISKGKEKVVAELQEEAKKSTEIILASDPDREGEAIAWHVKEILLPSLKKKIPIKRIVFNEITESAVKEALKHPRDIDTDLRKAQEARRVLDRLFGYDLSGLIWKKVRYGLSAGRVQSPALRIVIEREREIRAFIPEQYWVIRAETKTKKKSPLLLTCVEEPRDEKEVKKILTLGKKGEWFVKKLDESETSRAPRPPFITSTLQQAASSRLGLAPSRTMSLAQRLYEAGHITYMRTDSPNLSKEAQEQIITMVGKRFGEKYVVPRVFKTKSKSAQEAHEAIRPTNASFEERGSNDAEKKLYRLIWQRTVASQMADATMLRTKITANIKDGEIPDFTATGHRILFLGWLEADKDSREDDVELPLTEVGETLTLVSLEEEGKQTEPPNRYTEAGLIKELEKRGIGRPSTYAAIIKTILEREYVEKEGRSLRGTDVGEVVSSFLEQNFENYISDSFTAEMEDKLDQIAEGKRDYEKTLRDFYKPFSKDVKSKDKIAKLTNLGEADENIRCPKCDSSMVIKLSRSGKFLSCSKFPDCVGARKLDGTELEGPKETGEDCPLCLKGKLIEREGRYGKFIACANYPKCKFIKKSAEEEAKGKTGVTCPACKKGEMVERRGRFGVFFSCSDYPSCKNAIKARPTGKLCKLCDSLMMEGTKTIPERCSSKVCPNHNPHKIGKKKIE from the coding sequence ATGACAAAACTTCTTATAGTTGAATCACCCGCCAAATCGAAAACAATTTCCAAATATGTGGGAAAGGAATTCGTTGTTATGGCGAGCGTTGGCCATGTTCGCGATTTGCCAAAGAGTAATAAAACCGCCATTGATATTGAAGGCGGGTTTGTTCCACGTTATGAAATTTCTAAAGGAAAAGAAAAGGTTGTCGCAGAACTTCAAGAAGAGGCTAAAAAATCAACTGAAATAATTCTCGCATCCGACCCGGATCGTGAAGGAGAAGCTATCGCGTGGCACGTGAAGGAAATATTACTTCCATCTCTAAAGAAAAAAATTCCAATTAAAAGAATCGTCTTCAACGAGATTACCGAAAGTGCTGTGAAGGAGGCGCTTAAGCACCCACGTGATATTGATACTGATTTACGAAAGGCTCAAGAAGCACGTCGAGTTTTGGACAGACTTTTCGGATACGATCTCTCTGGTCTTATTTGGAAAAAAGTTCGTTACGGTCTTTCGGCTGGACGCGTGCAATCACCAGCACTACGAATCGTGATTGAGCGAGAGCGTGAAATCCGTGCTTTTATCCCTGAGCAATATTGGGTTATAAGAGCTGAAACAAAAACAAAAAAGAAATCTCCACTTCTGCTTACTTGCGTCGAAGAACCGCGCGACGAAAAGGAAGTTAAAAAAATTCTTACCTTAGGTAAGAAAGGTGAATGGTTTGTTAAAAAACTTGATGAAAGCGAAACTTCGCGAGCTCCTCGCCCACCATTCATCACTTCGACTCTTCAGCAGGCCGCAAGTTCACGTCTTGGTCTTGCTCCATCAAGAACGATGTCGCTCGCACAACGCCTATATGAAGCTGGACATATTACCTACATGCGTACAGATAGCCCAAACCTCTCCAAGGAAGCGCAGGAGCAAATCATTACTATGGTTGGTAAAAGATTTGGAGAAAAATATGTTGTACCTCGTGTTTTTAAGACTAAGAGTAAAAGCGCCCAAGAGGCACACGAGGCAATCCGTCCAACAAACGCTTCGTTTGAAGAACGTGGCTCAAACGATGCTGAGAAAAAGCTTTATCGCTTAATTTGGCAACGCACTGTCGCATCTCAAATGGCCGACGCAACAATGTTGCGTACAAAAATAACAGCAAACATAAAGGATGGTGAGATTCCAGACTTCACTGCGACTGGTCACAGAATCCTATTTTTAGGTTGGCTAGAGGCAGACAAAGATTCACGGGAAGATGATGTTGAATTACCTTTGACTGAAGTTGGCGAAACATTAACACTTGTTTCACTTGAAGAAGAAGGAAAGCAAACTGAACCACCAAATCGCTACACAGAAGCTGGTCTTATTAAAGAACTTGAAAAACGCGGTATCGGCCGGCCTTCAACTTATGCTGCGATTATAAAAACAATTTTGGAGCGTGAGTACGTGGAAAAAGAAGGGCGCTCTCTTCGTGGTACAGATGTTGGCGAGGTTGTTAGTAGTTTCCTTGAGCAAAATTTTGAAAATTATATTAGCGACTCGTTTACCGCCGAAATGGAAGATAAGCTCGACCAAATCGCCGAAGGCAAAAGAGACTATGAAAAAACTTTGCGCGATTTCTACAAGCCTTTCTCTAAAGACGTTAAATCAAAAGACAAAATCGCCAAGCTAACAAACCTCGGCGAAGCTGATGAAAATATCCGCTGTCCAAAATGTGACAGCTCGATGGTCATCAAACTAAGCCGCAGTGGCAAATTCCTTTCTTGTTCCAAATTTCCCGATTGTGTCGGTGCAAGAAAACTAGACGGAACAGAACTAGAAGGACCAAAAGAAACTGGCGAGGATTGCCCTTTGTGTCTAAAAGGAAAATTGATTGAACGCGAAGGGCGTTATGGAAAATTTATTGCCTGTGCAAACTATCCTAAATGTAAGTTTATTAAAAAGAGTGCCGAGGAGGAGGCCAAAGGTAAAACTGGTGTTACCTGCCCTGCTTGTAAGAAAGGTGAAATGGTTGAAAGGCGTGGGCGCTTTGGTGTTTTCTTTTCCTGCTCAGATTATCCTTCTTGTAAAAACGCTATCAAGGCGCGCCCAACTGGAAAACTTTGTAAACTTTGCGACTCCCTCATGATGGAGGGCACAAAGACCATCCCCGAACGCTGTTCTAGTAAAGTTTGTCCAAATCACAATCCACATAAAATCGGTAAGAAAAAAATCGAGTAA
- a CDS encoding prepilin-type N-terminal cleavage/methylation domain-containing protein, whose protein sequence is MMKIRKSESGFTLVELLVVIAIIGILSSIVLASLNSARAKARDAKRVGDLGSIRTALVLYYDTNKQYPTALSGLVSGGFLANVPVDPSSTSTSTPTQYLYAGLGAGSTCDSYHLGATLEGTNDALSSDADATAGTACTGSGADFSGADTPTLIVDYKP, encoded by the coding sequence ATGATGAAAATAAGAAAAAGCGAGAGCGGCTTTACGCTCGTAGAATTATTAGTTGTGATCGCAATTATTGGAATTTTGTCGAGTATCGTTTTGGCAAGTTTAAACTCAGCTCGCGCCAAGGCACGTGACGCAAAGCGCGTTGGTGACTTAGGTAGCATTAGAACTGCGCTTGTTCTTTATTACGATACAAACAAACAATACCCAACAGCCCTTTCAGGACTCGTATCGGGTGGTTTCTTAGCAAATGTTCCAGTCGACCCATCAAGTACATCGACCTCTACACCAACACAGTATCTATATGCTGGTTTGGGAGCAGGTTCAACTTGTGATAGCTACCACTTAGGAGCTACACTCGAAGGAACAAACGATGCTTTGTCGAGTGACGCAGATGCAACAGCGGGAACTGCTTGTACAGGAAGCGGTGCTGACTTCAGCGGTGCTGACACACCTACGTTGATCGTAGACTACAAGCCATAA
- the serS gene encoding serine--tRNA ligase, with protein MLDIKFIKENPDLIREASRKKLINFNVDELLAIEEKRLSALLAVEGLRAEQNRASDEVARGADPVTRERLVSEMKLLKEQLKQREEELKEIMSTWQALMLQVPNVPDMSVPDGLSDEDNMEVKKWGNIPEFKFEPRNHIDLMQQNGMVDFERGVKVAGFRGYFLKGDGALLAFAVWQYAQKFFLSRGFMPIIAPSLVRREVFLGTGYIPQGEEDLYKTQDGDFLAGTAEVGVMGYHMDEIIDKEEFPKKYLGFSPCFRREAGSHGKDTKGLIRVHEFYKWEQVVLCEASHEESAKWHEWLNRNTEEFIESLNIPYHTVANCGGDLGLGQVKKYDIELWVPGENKYREISSASYFHDFQTRRMNIRYKGDDGKLRFAHSLNSTAIPTPRILVSIIENFQNEDGSITVPEALRPFFGKDVIDNINR; from the coding sequence ATGCTAGATATTAAATTCATTAAAGAAAACCCCGATCTAATCAGGGAAGCTTCTCGAAAAAAACTTATCAATTTTAATGTTGATGAGTTATTAGCTATTGAAGAAAAAAGACTTTCAGCGCTTTTGGCCGTTGAGGGTTTGCGTGCTGAACAAAACAGAGCAAGCGATGAGGTCGCGAGAGGGGCCGATCCTGTTACGCGCGAAAGGTTGGTTTCCGAGATGAAGCTTTTGAAAGAACAGCTCAAGCAAAGAGAGGAGGAGTTGAAGGAGATAATGTCCACATGGCAGGCGCTTATGCTTCAGGTTCCAAATGTTCCAGATATGTCCGTTCCAGATGGTTTGAGTGATGAAGACAATATGGAGGTCAAGAAATGGGGGAATATTCCAGAATTCAAATTTGAACCAAGAAATCACATAGACCTCATGCAACAAAATGGAATGGTTGATTTTGAGAGAGGTGTTAAGGTCGCCGGTTTCCGTGGATACTTTTTGAAAGGTGATGGCGCGCTTTTAGCTTTTGCAGTTTGGCAGTATGCGCAAAAGTTTTTCTTGAGTCGTGGCTTTATGCCGATTATTGCGCCGTCACTTGTTCGCCGAGAAGTTTTTCTTGGAACAGGATATATTCCACAGGGGGAAGAAGATTTGTATAAAACACAAGATGGAGATTTTTTGGCGGGAACAGCAGAGGTCGGTGTTATGGGGTATCACATGGATGAAATTATCGACAAAGAAGAATTCCCAAAAAAATATTTAGGATTTTCACCATGCTTTCGTAGGGAAGCAGGAAGTCACGGGAAAGATACAAAAGGTCTTATTCGAGTTCATGAATTTTATAAATGGGAACAAGTTGTTTTATGTGAAGCTAGTCACGAAGAATCTGCAAAGTGGCACGAGTGGCTCAATCGAAATACAGAAGAGTTTATTGAGTCGTTGAACATTCCATATCATACTGTCGCCAATTGTGGCGGTGACTTGGGTCTTGGGCAAGTAAAAAAATATGATATTGAGCTTTGGGTGCCGGGAGAAAATAAATACCGCGAGATAAGCTCTGCTTCTTATTTCCACGATTTCCAAACAAGAAGAATGAATATTCGCTACAAGGGTGATGATGGAAAACTCCGCTTCGCCCACTCGTTAAATAGCACGGCAATCCCAACGCCAAGAATTCTAGTCTCTATTATTGAGAACTTCCAAAACGAAGACGGTTCAATCACTGTTCCAGAAGCGCTACGTCCGTTTTTTGGTAAAGACGTTATCGACAATATTAATCGCTAA
- the dprA gene encoding DNA-processing protein DprA codes for MQTVRKLLPNEFPEALLEIPQPPKHLYIEGSLPDYSKTFLTVIGSRKYTSYGREACERLIDGLRGYPIVIVSGLALGIDAIAHRSALNAKLQTISFPGSGLSRKVLYPATNARLADEIVESGGALISEYEPDFRATTWSFPQRNRLMAGISKATLVIETPEKSGSLITARLALDYNKEVYSVPGSIFSSSSKGTNRLIKEGATPITESSDLLSALGFSVERNISQNNSLLLDCSSDERNILEILNEPLSRDELVKKAELPVHQLNSVLSLLEIKGLISEQFGEIHRII; via the coding sequence ATGCAGACAGTAAGAAAACTTTTACCAAACGAATTCCCAGAGGCTTTACTTGAGATTCCCCAGCCTCCCAAACATCTATATATAGAAGGATCTCTTCCAGACTACTCAAAAACATTTCTGACTGTCATTGGTTCGCGGAAATATACTTCTTATGGAAGAGAAGCTTGTGAGCGTCTTATTGATGGACTGCGTGGCTATCCTATTGTTATTGTTTCCGGTCTCGCCCTCGGCATTGATGCTATTGCCCACCGCTCAGCGCTCAACGCGAAACTGCAAACAATTTCTTTCCCTGGCTCTGGGCTTTCACGAAAAGTTTTGTACCCTGCGACAAACGCGCGCCTTGCTGATGAGATTGTAGAGAGTGGTGGAGCATTAATTTCTGAGTACGAACCAGACTTCCGAGCAACCACTTGGTCTTTTCCACAAAGGAATCGTCTGATGGCTGGCATTTCAAAAGCAACTCTTGTCATCGAGACACCAGAAAAATCTGGTTCACTTATCACAGCGCGACTTGCTCTCGACTACAACAAAGAAGTTTACTCCGTTCCGGGAAGTATTTTTTCTTCGTCTTCAAAAGGGACAAATCGTTTAATCAAAGAAGGAGCAACACCAATCACCGAAAGTTCTGATTTACTTTCGGCGCTTGGTTTTTCTGTAGAAAGAAATATTTCGCAAAATAATTCCCTACTTCTAGATTGCTCTTCAGACGAAAGAAATATTCTAGAAATACTTAACGAACCTCTCTCACGCGATGAGCTAGTCAAAAAAGCAGAGCTTCCCGTCCACCAACTCAATTCAGTACTTTCTCTACTTGAAATTAAAGGCTTGATTTCGGAACAATTTGGAGAAATCCACAGGATAATCTAA
- a CDS encoding RelA/SpoT family protein, which translates to MQKAKLSSSIDLMVSAKDITDLMVKKTKENEALVERAYSFAKKAHGDQKRFSGEPYFESHVVEVAKNLARLHMDAKTIAAGLLHDTVEDSNISDEEILKEFGPEISFLVKGVTKLGKLKYRGLERHVESLRKFFIATGQDARVIVIKLADRLHNVSTLRHVPEAKRKRIALETLEIYAPIANRLGIGRIQGELEDYSFEFAYPKEFEQVKKLLKERETAGELEAEKIKRSLRKELAENGVKSFKTDSRIKHLWSLYLKLKRHDMDMDKIYDLVALRIIVPSIEDCYRVLGIIHKKWRPLPGRIKDYIALPKPNGYQSIHTTVFSGDGGIIEIQIRTKEMHEEAEFGIASHLGYKEVGKKKSKPKEENVNKKLEWIQEITEWQKNVSKSGEFLEHLKMDFFKNRVFVFTPQGDVIELPEESSPIDFAYAIHSDVGNHVSGAKVNGKLVALNTKLKNADIVEISTKEGSKPSAKWLEFTKTAFARKQIKSHAQEGLADQFAKFLKGNK; encoded by the coding sequence TTGCAGAAAGCCAAGTTAAGTTCTAGTATTGATTTAATGGTCTCTGCGAAAGATATTACCGACCTGATGGTCAAGAAAACTAAAGAAAATGAAGCTCTTGTCGAAAGGGCTTATTCGTTTGCAAAAAAAGCACATGGGGATCAAAAACGTTTTTCAGGTGAGCCATATTTTGAATCTCACGTTGTTGAGGTTGCTAAGAATTTGGCCCGTCTACACATGGACGCCAAAACTATTGCCGCCGGACTTCTTCACGACACCGTTGAGGACTCAAACATCTCAGACGAAGAAATATTAAAAGAGTTCGGTCCCGAAATTTCCTTCCTCGTAAAAGGAGTCACCAAACTCGGAAAGCTTAAGTATCGCGGTCTTGAGCGTCACGTAGAAAGTTTGCGTAAATTCTTCATCGCCACTGGCCAAGACGCACGCGTTATCGTTATTAAACTTGCAGACCGCCTTCATAACGTGAGCACCTTGAGACATGTACCTGAGGCAAAAAGAAAGCGCATAGCACTAGAGACACTTGAAATATATGCGCCAATTGCGAACCGCCTTGGTATCGGACGAATTCAAGGAGAGCTCGAAGATTATTCTTTTGAGTTCGCCTACCCAAAAGAATTTGAACAAGTAAAAAAACTTCTAAAAGAGAGGGAAACTGCAGGTGAACTGGAAGCTGAAAAAATAAAACGTTCCCTTCGAAAAGAGCTTGCTGAAAATGGGGTAAAAAGTTTTAAAACTGACTCCCGCATAAAACATCTCTGGAGCTTGTACTTAAAGTTGAAGCGTCATGATATGGATATGGATAAAATATACGATCTTGTCGCCTTGCGTATTATTGTTCCGTCGATCGAAGATTGTTATCGAGTACTTGGAATTATCCACAAAAAATGGCGTCCGCTCCCCGGAAGAATTAAAGATTATATCGCTCTTCCAAAACCAAACGGCTATCAAAGCATTCACACTACTGTTTTTTCTGGCGACGGCGGAATAATTGAAATACAAATACGAACAAAAGAAATGCACGAGGAAGCAGAGTTCGGTATCGCCTCACATTTGGGATATAAAGAAGTTGGCAAAAAGAAAAGTAAGCCAAAAGAGGAAAACGTAAATAAAAAACTTGAGTGGATTCAAGAAATAACCGAATGGCAAAAAAATGTTTCTAAAAGCGGAGAATTTTTGGAGCACTTAAAAATGGATTTTTTCAAAAACCGAGTTTTCGTGTTTACTCCACAAGGTGATGTTATTGAACTTCCAGAAGAATCGTCGCCAATTGATTTTGCGTATGCTATCCATTCTGATGTTGGAAACCATGTTTCTGGCGCAAAGGTCAACGGAAAATTGGTAGCACTTAACACAAAACTTAAGAACGCCGATATCGTAGAAATATCAACAAAAGAAGGAAGCAAACCGTCTGCAAAGTGGCTTGAGTTTACCAAAACCGCTTTTGCTCGCAAACAAATCAAATCTCACGCACAGGAAGGATTGGCTGATCAATTTGCTAAATTCCTAAAAGGAAACAAGTAA
- a CDS encoding tRNA-dihydrouridine synthase has translation MKGFWGKLNKPFFVLAPMADVTDAAFRRIIAKYGKPDVFWTEFVSADGLCNPKGREKLLIDLSYTEAERPIIAQIFSSKPDNVREAAKLIKELGFDGLDINMGCPDRTIEKQGAGASLMKNPKLAQEIILAAKEGAGDMPVSVKTRLGYNKDILEEWLPALLETKPVAITVHARNRKELSDFPARWEMVARAVEIRNELKSDTLILGNGDVRDIADAKRKVEETSVDGVMLGRAIFGNPFLFGSDKREVSIKERLEIMVEHTKLFEELFKNEKNFAVMKKHYKAYVHGFDGAKELRVELMETKTAKEVEELVKKFLGGRGA, from the coding sequence ATGAAAGGATTTTGGGGAAAGTTGAATAAGCCATTTTTTGTTTTGGCACCAATGGCCGATGTCACCGACGCGGCTTTTCGTCGTATCATCGCAAAGTATGGCAAACCAGATGTTTTTTGGACAGAGTTTGTTTCCGCTGATGGTTTGTGTAATCCAAAAGGGCGAGAGAAGCTTTTGATTGATTTGTCATACACAGAAGCGGAACGTCCGATTATTGCGCAAATTTTTTCTTCTAAACCAGACAATGTTCGCGAAGCCGCAAAACTAATTAAAGAATTGGGCTTTGATGGACTCGACATAAACATGGGTTGTCCAGATAGGACGATAGAAAAACAAGGCGCGGGTGCTTCGCTTATGAAGAATCCAAAACTCGCGCAAGAAATTATCCTCGCCGCGAAAGAAGGCGCAGGGGATATGCCAGTATCTGTCAAAACACGCCTTGGGTATAACAAAGATATTCTAGAAGAATGGCTCCCGGCTCTACTTGAGACTAAACCAGTCGCGATAACCGTGCATGCTCGCAACAGAAAAGAACTGTCGGATTTTCCAGCACGATGGGAAATGGTTGCGCGGGCGGTGGAGATTCGCAACGAACTAAAGAGCGATACTTTAATTCTTGGTAATGGCGACGTTAGAGATATTGCCGATGCGAAAAGAAAAGTAGAAGAAACTAGCGTTGATGGGGTGATGCTTGGACGAGCGATTTTTGGCAATCCATTTCTTTTTGGTAGCGACAAGAGAGAAGTATCAATAAAAGAGAGATTGGAAATAATGGTTGAACATACGAAACTTTTTGAGGAATTATTTAAAAACGAGAAAAATTTTGCCGTGATGAAAAAGCACTACAAAGCGTATGTTCACGGATTTGATGGAGCAAAAGAGCTCCGAGTTGAGTTGATGGAAACAAAAACAGCCAAAGAAGTTGAGGAACTTGTGAAGAAGTTTCTAGGTGGTAGGGGTGCGTAG